One window from the genome of Micromonospora aurantiaca ATCC 27029 encodes:
- a CDS encoding RICIN domain-containing protein yields MRWTARHGGTGRFLAAGLALAVAVAATVVGPAAGALAAPVTVTNGTQFTDTTGAVVHAHGGGVLKVGDYYYWFGENRNPDNTFRAVSVYRSTDLRTWEFRNNVLTQSSAAELRVANIERPKVVYNAGTGRFVMWMHKENGSDYSEARAAVASSATVDGNYTYHGSFRPLGQHMSRDITLYNDNGTAYMISAADDNYDLNIYRLTSDYLNVAALVGNFWDGAHREAPAMFKRGSTYFLLTSGATGWSPNQARYATAPSISGPWSGWTDVGNGTTFNSQPAFVLPIQGTSGTSYLYLGDRWAGAWGGPANDSQYVWLPIAFPTATSMSLTWYPSVTVDTAAGTVTGNSPTYYRVTARHSGRVLDVINGSTANNAEVKQWGWNGGGNQRWEFQDAGGGWFRLVNAASGKCLDVANASTADGANIIQYTCGSGANQQWQWAALGGWFQLRARHSGKCLDVVNAGTGDGADVQQYACGAGTNQQWSRTVS; encoded by the coding sequence ATGCGGTGGACGGCACGGCACGGCGGCACCGGCCGTTTCCTCGCGGCGGGGCTGGCGCTCGCAGTGGCCGTCGCGGCGACGGTGGTGGGACCGGCAGCGGGTGCGCTGGCGGCCCCGGTGACAGTCACCAACGGCACCCAGTTCACCGACACCACCGGCGCCGTGGTGCACGCCCACGGCGGCGGTGTCCTCAAGGTCGGCGACTACTACTACTGGTTCGGCGAGAACCGCAACCCGGACAACACGTTCCGGGCGGTCTCCGTCTACCGCTCCACGGACCTGCGCACCTGGGAGTTCCGCAACAACGTGCTCACCCAGTCGTCGGCCGCGGAGCTGCGGGTCGCCAACATCGAGCGGCCGAAGGTCGTCTACAACGCGGGCACCGGCCGGTTCGTGATGTGGATGCACAAGGAGAACGGCTCCGACTACAGCGAGGCGCGGGCCGCTGTCGCCTCCTCGGCAACCGTGGACGGGAACTACACGTACCACGGCAGCTTCCGGCCGCTCGGGCAGCACATGTCCCGTGACATCACGCTCTACAACGACAACGGCACCGCGTACATGATCTCGGCGGCCGACGACAACTACGACCTGAACATCTACCGGCTCACCTCGGACTACCTCAACGTGGCCGCCCTGGTGGGCAACTTCTGGGACGGCGCGCACCGTGAGGCGCCGGCGATGTTCAAGCGGGGCTCCACGTACTTCCTGCTGACCTCGGGGGCGACGGGATGGAGCCCGAACCAGGCCCGGTACGCCACCGCGCCGAGCATCTCGGGACCGTGGAGCGGATGGACCGACGTCGGCAACGGCACCACCTTCAACTCCCAGCCGGCCTTCGTGCTGCCGATCCAGGGCACGTCCGGCACCAGCTACCTCTATCTGGGTGACAGGTGGGCCGGCGCCTGGGGCGGGCCGGCCAACGACTCCCAGTACGTGTGGCTGCCGATCGCCTTCCCGACCGCCACCAGCATGAGCCTGACCTGGTATCCGTCAGTCACCGTCGACACGGCGGCGGGCACCGTCACCGGCAACTCGCCCACGTACTACCGCGTCACCGCCCGGCACAGCGGCCGGGTGCTCGACGTGATCAACGGCTCCACGGCGAACAACGCCGAGGTCAAGCAGTGGGGCTGGAACGGCGGCGGCAACCAGAGGTGGGAGTTCCAGGACGCCGGTGGCGGCTGGTTCCGCCTCGTCAACGCGGCGAGCGGCAAGTGCCTCGACGTCGCTAACGCGTCCACCGCCGACGGCGCCAACATCATCCAGTACACCTGCGGCAGCGGCGCCAACCAGCAGTGGCAGTGGGCCGCGCTCGGCGGCTGGTTCCAGTTGCGGGCCCGGCACAGCGGCAAGTGCCTGGACGTGGTCAACGCCGGCACCGGCGACGGCGCGGACGTCCAGCAGTACGCCTGCGGTGCGGGCACCAACCAGCAGTGGTCACGCACGGTGTCGTGA